One stretch of Flavobacterium sp. 9 DNA includes these proteins:
- a CDS encoding SCO family protein, translated as MKKSIITFFILLVTLQSCKDSKKEATKPVAKTKEITDLSIYNLPSQWTTQDGKNIELKSLKGNVLVMVMIYTSCKAACPRLVADMRDIEKKLDLKTKKNVKLILVSIDPKTDTPQKLKAFAIANNMNQNPWIFLRSTEDNTREFAAVLAVNYKQISPMEFSHSNIISVFNPDGELIFQQEGLGVNNNETIERINQEAQKI; from the coding sequence ATGAAGAAATCAATAATTACGTTTTTTATTCTTCTCGTTACTTTACAAAGCTGTAAAGATTCTAAAAAAGAAGCAACTAAACCTGTAGCAAAAACCAAAGAGATCACAGATTTATCTATTTACAATTTGCCTTCACAATGGACTACTCAAGACGGAAAAAACATTGAACTCAAAAGTCTTAAAGGAAATGTCCTTGTTATGGTTATGATCTACACTTCCTGCAAAGCTGCTTGCCCAAGATTAGTCGCAGACATGAGAGATATTGAAAAAAAACTGGATCTGAAAACTAAAAAAAATGTCAAACTTATTCTGGTAAGCATTGATCCGAAAACAGATACTCCACAAAAATTAAAAGCGTTTGCAATAGCCAATAATATGAATCAAAACCCTTGGATCTTTCTTCGTTCTACAGAAGATAATACAAGAGAATTTGCTGCGGTTCTGGCCGTAAATTACAAACAAATATCTCCTATGGAATTTTCACATTCGAACATTATAAGCGTTTTTAATCCTGATGGCGAATTGATATTTCAGCAAGAAGGTTTGGGCGTAAATAATAATGAAACAATAGAAAGAATAAATCAAGAAGCTCAAAAAATATAG
- a CDS encoding formylglycine-generating enzyme family protein — protein sequence MRKSILIIILFLAQIPSINGQESRMVPIKEGTFVPLYGATAKKPVNVRSFYIDVYPITNSEYLSFIKKNPSFSKSKIKGIFADKSYLSYWKSDFDFGNANPKSPVANVSWFAAKKYCECQGKRLPTMDEWEYVAMADEKKIDARTKAEFNKYILSWYEKSKTYENPIGKTFQNYWGVYDMHGLVWEWTADFNSIFLSGESRKDKSQDKNLFCGAASVNATDLMDYAAFMRYAFRGSLKAQYSTRNLGFRCASTTKL from the coding sequence ATGCGAAAAAGCATTTTAATTATTATTCTTTTCCTTGCTCAAATTCCATCTATAAATGGGCAGGAATCGAGAATGGTTCCGATAAAAGAGGGCACTTTTGTCCCTCTTTACGGAGCTACAGCAAAAAAACCGGTAAACGTTAGATCGTTCTATATTGATGTCTATCCTATAACGAATAGCGAGTATTTGAGCTTTATTAAAAAGAATCCAAGCTTTAGTAAATCCAAAATAAAAGGAATTTTTGCCGATAAAAGTTATTTATCTTATTGGAAGTCTGATTTTGATTTTGGAAATGCAAATCCTAAATCTCCTGTTGCAAATGTTTCATGGTTTGCTGCCAAAAAATATTGCGAATGTCAAGGAAAACGCTTACCAACAATGGATGAATGGGAATATGTGGCTATGGCCGATGAAAAAAAAATTGATGCCAGAACCAAAGCAGAATTCAACAAATACATTTTATCCTGGTATGAAAAATCAAAAACATACGAAAATCCAATAGGTAAAACCTTTCAAAATTATTGGGGCGTTTATGACATGCACGGATTAGTATGGGAATGGACCGCTGATTTTAACAGCATTTTTTTATCTGGAGAATCCAGAAAAGACAAAAGCCAAGACAAAAACCTTTTTTGCGGTGCCGCTTCTGTCAACGCAACAGATTTAATGGATTATGCTGCTTTTATGCGATATGCCTTTAGAGGAAGTCTTAAAGCGCAATATTCAACGCGAAATCTAGGATTTCGATGCGCCAGTACAACAAAACTATAA
- the nirK gene encoding copper-containing nitrite reductase, with protein sequence MKKKYKISSQIRIFFFTICTIMIVSSCKKETTPSDYTKIITDGQMEAELTAPPKVPKPIGNRSAMKLKVNMEIKEQEGIMTDGVKYTYWTFGGSVPGSFIRTRVGDEVEFHLKNHPDNKLPHNIDLHAVTGPGGGASSSLVAPGHEKVFSFKVINPGLYVYHCATAPVGMHIANGMYGLILVEPEGGLPPVDKEYYVMQGDFYTQGEYGAKGLQPFDMNKAVKETPDYVVFNGKVGSLTNGNELTAKVGETVRLFVGNGGPNLVSSFHVIGEIFDNVHVEGGALINKNVQTTLIPAGGSAIVDFKVETPGNFIIVDHSIFRAFNKGALGILKVEGNENKKIYSGTIQEGIYLPEGGTIQNMPVVKTAKTAIPKRTIAEKIKIGKEIFGTTCFACHQSEGQGIPHAFPPLAKSDYLNADSKRAIKTILHGLSGEVTVNGEKFNSIMPAQNLSDDEIANVMTYIYNSWGNNKTEVTPEMVKSQR encoded by the coding sequence ATGAAAAAGAAGTACAAAATTTCAAGTCAAATCAGAATCTTTTTTTTTACCATTTGTACAATAATGATTGTATCATCCTGTAAAAAAGAAACAACTCCAAGCGATTACACTAAAATCATTACAGACGGACAAATGGAAGCCGAACTTACGGCACCACCTAAAGTTCCTAAACCTATTGGCAATAGATCTGCCATGAAACTAAAGGTTAATATGGAAATAAAAGAACAGGAAGGTATCATGACCGATGGTGTAAAATATACCTACTGGACATTTGGTGGTTCTGTACCCGGAAGCTTCATTAGAACCCGTGTTGGAGACGAAGTTGAGTTTCATTTAAAGAATCATCCTGATAATAAATTACCTCATAATATTGACTTACATGCCGTTACTGGTCCTGGCGGTGGTGCAAGTTCTTCATTGGTCGCTCCGGGTCATGAAAAGGTATTTAGTTTTAAAGTAATAAATCCTGGCTTATATGTATATCATTGCGCGACTGCACCTGTAGGAATGCACATTGCGAACGGAATGTATGGTTTAATTTTGGTCGAACCAGAAGGCGGACTTCCTCCAGTTGACAAAGAATATTATGTGATGCAAGGTGATTTTTATACGCAAGGCGAATATGGAGCAAAAGGACTTCAGCCTTTTGATATGAACAAAGCAGTTAAAGAAACTCCTGATTATGTAGTTTTTAACGGAAAAGTAGGTTCGCTTACTAATGGAAATGAGCTTACCGCAAAAGTAGGCGAAACAGTACGATTATTTGTTGGAAATGGCGGTCCAAACTTAGTTTCCTCTTTTCACGTTATTGGCGAAATATTCGATAATGTTCATGTAGAAGGTGGCGCATTAATCAACAAAAATGTTCAAACTACTTTAATTCCAGCCGGTGGTTCAGCTATTGTTGATTTTAAAGTCGAGACTCCGGGAAATTTTATCATAGTAGATCACTCCATATTTAGAGCATTTAATAAAGGTGCTTTAGGAATTCTGAAAGTTGAAGGTAACGAAAATAAAAAGATTTATTCAGGAACAATCCAAGAAGGAATCTATTTGCCTGAAGGCGGAACAATCCAGAATATGCCTGTAGTCAAAACAGCAAAAACAGCAATTCCTAAGAGAACAATCGCTGAGAAAATTAAAATTGGAAAAGAAATATTCGGGACAACCTGTTTTGCCTGCCATCAATCTGAAGGACAAGGAATTCCGCATGCTTTCCCTCCACTTGCAAAATCAGATTATCTAAACGCTGATTCTAAACGTGCTATTAAAACAATTTTACATGGTTTAAGTGGGGAAGTAACCGTAAACGGGGAAAAATTTAACAGCATTATGCCAGCGCAAAACTTATCTGATGATGAAATTGCCAATGTTATGACTTACATCTATAACAGTTGGGGAAATAATAAAACTGAAGTAACTCCTGAAATGGTAAAATCCCAACGATAA
- a CDS encoding pyridoxal phosphate-dependent aminotransferase family protein, whose amino-acid sequence MVKDLFERIQNNKGPLGKWASQAEGYFVFPKLEGELGPRMKFGGKDILNWSLNDYLGLANHPEVRQADIDAATQYGAAYPMGARMMSGHTKYHEQLENELAEFVMKPAAYLLNFGYQGMVSIIDALVTKNDIIVYDVDSHACIIDGVRLHMGKRFTYKHNDLESMEKNLQRATKMATETGGGILFITEGVFGMRGQQGKLKEIVALKEKYNFRLLVDDAHGFGTLGKTGAGAGEEQGVQDGIDVYFSTFAKSMANIGAFVAADQDIIDYLKYNLRSQMFAKALPMIQTIGSLKRLELLRNHPELKDKLWENVNALQNGLRSRNFNIGDTNTCVTPVYLQGSVPEAMVMVNDLRENYGIFLSIVIYPVIPKGIILLRMIPTTSHTLADIDETLTAFEAIREKLENGTYKEIASRTTVDLDA is encoded by the coding sequence ATGGTAAAAGATTTATTCGAAAGAATTCAGAACAATAAAGGGCCATTAGGAAAATGGGCTTCACAAGCTGAGGGGTATTTTGTATTCCCTAAATTAGAAGGAGAACTTGGTCCAAGAATGAAATTTGGTGGAAAAGATATTTTAAATTGGAGTTTGAATGACTATTTAGGTCTTGCAAATCATCCGGAGGTTCGTCAGGCGGATATTGATGCTGCAACACAATACGGTGCAGCTTACCCAATGGGAGCTCGTATGATGTCAGGACATACTAAATACCATGAACAATTAGAAAATGAATTGGCTGAGTTTGTAATGAAACCAGCTGCTTATTTATTGAATTTTGGTTATCAGGGAATGGTGTCTATTATTGATGCTTTAGTAACTAAAAATGATATTATTGTTTATGATGTAGATTCTCATGCTTGTATTATTGATGGTGTTCGTTTGCATATGGGTAAACGTTTTACATACAAACACAATGATCTTGAAAGTATGGAAAAAAACCTGCAACGTGCTACTAAAATGGCTACAGAAACAGGTGGTGGAATTCTTTTTATTACAGAAGGTGTTTTTGGAATGAGAGGACAACAAGGAAAATTAAAAGAAATTGTTGCTTTAAAAGAAAAATATAATTTCCGTTTATTAGTTGATGATGCACACGGTTTTGGTACTCTTGGTAAAACAGGAGCTGGAGCAGGTGAGGAGCAAGGAGTTCAGGATGGTATTGATGTTTATTTCTCTACGTTTGCAAAATCAATGGCTAATATTGGAGCTTTTGTAGCTGCAGATCAAGATATTATTGATTATTTAAAATATAATTTACGTTCTCAAATGTTTGCAAAAGCATTGCCAATGATTCAAACAATTGGTTCTTTGAAACGTTTAGAGTTATTGCGTAATCACCCGGAATTGAAAGATAAACTTTGGGAAAATGTAAATGCATTACAAAACGGATTACGTTCTAGAAACTTCAATATTGGAGATACAAATACTTGCGTAACACCAGTTTATTTACAAGGAAGTGTTCCTGAAGCAATGGTAATGGTAAACGATTTAAGAGAAAACTACGGTATTTTCTTGTCGATTGTAATTTATCCTGTAATTCCAAAAGGAATTATTTTGTTGAGAATGATTCCAACAACTTCACATACTTTAGCTGATATCGACGAAACGTTAACAGCATTTGAAGCTATTCGTGAAAAATTAGAAAACGGTACTTATAAAGAAATTGCAAGCAGAACTACAGTTGATTTAGATGCTTAA
- a CDS encoding GNAT family N-acetyltransferase, with product MITIKEAKSKKEITEYIKFPFSLYKDNPYWVPPIIADELESFDKTKNPAFDSAEAYFYLAYKNNEIVGRITAIINWSEVNNQHKRKVRFGWFDVIDDIEVTKALLDKVYELGRQHNLEHVEGPMGFSNLDKVGVLTEGYDQMGTMITWYNNPYYVTHFEELGFKMEKEYIESIFPFSNVKPEFFLKAQELIKKRYGLRALTFTKTKDIMPHVDKMFDLFNESYASLASFVAISDVQKEYFKKKYISFINPEYIKFVVDKDDNLVAFSIVMPSFSEALQKAKGKLFPFGFIHLLKARKKSKDVVFYLIGVHPDYQNKGVTAIIFDEYFKTFSEKGIQNCIRTPELAENTAIHLLWKNFDPKVHCRRKTYLKYL from the coding sequence ATGATTACAATAAAAGAAGCCAAGTCTAAAAAAGAAATAACCGAGTATATAAAATTTCCGTTTTCGTTATACAAAGACAATCCATATTGGGTTCCGCCTATAATTGCAGATGAATTAGAATCATTTGACAAAACAAAAAACCCTGCTTTTGATAGTGCCGAAGCTTATTTTTATCTGGCATACAAAAACAATGAAATCGTTGGTAGAATTACGGCTATTATAAATTGGTCTGAAGTTAATAATCAACACAAAAGGAAAGTTCGTTTTGGCTGGTTTGATGTTATTGACGATATCGAAGTTACAAAAGCTTTATTGGACAAAGTTTATGAATTAGGAAGACAGCACAATCTTGAACACGTTGAAGGCCCAATGGGATTCTCAAATCTGGATAAAGTTGGAGTTCTTACAGAAGGTTACGACCAAATGGGAACGATGATTACATGGTACAATAATCCGTATTATGTAACTCATTTTGAAGAATTAGGCTTCAAAATGGAAAAAGAATATATAGAAAGTATATTTCCTTTTTCGAACGTTAAACCTGAATTTTTCTTGAAAGCGCAAGAATTAATCAAGAAAAGATACGGTTTGCGTGCTCTGACTTTCACTAAGACAAAAGATATTATGCCACATGTGGACAAAATGTTTGATTTGTTTAATGAATCTTATGCAAGTTTAGCTTCGTTTGTGGCTATTTCAGATGTTCAGAAAGAGTATTTTAAAAAGAAATACATCAGTTTTATCAATCCGGAATACATCAAATTTGTGGTTGATAAAGATGATAACTTGGTTGCTTTTAGCATTGTAATGCCAAGTTTTTCTGAAGCTTTACAAAAAGCAAAAGGAAAGTTATTCCCATTTGGATTTATTCATTTATTGAAAGCTCGTAAAAAGAGTAAAGATGTTGTTTTTTACCTTATCGGAGTTCATCCTGATTACCAAAACAAAGGTGTTACAGCGATTATCTTTGATGAATATTTTAAAACTTTCTCTGAAAAAGGAATCCAGAATTGCATCAGAACACCGGAATTAGCAGAAAACACAGCGATTCATTTATTATGGAAAAACTTTGATCCAAAAGTTCATTGCAGAAGAAAAACATATTTAAAATATCTATAA
- a CDS encoding transporter, with amino-acid sequence MLKTKNLFITALFLVPQLFFAQYTDVINSNRPGETMSAYAVGKTVFQAELGVYGIKEKHDLLDYNANGFGTDLTLRYGAFLEKLEFILDLQYQMENFDTPYTSYKKNNFRQTVLGAKYLIYDPYKNYKRTDNIYSYKANRSFDWHSLIPAVSLFAGANFVGADNPYYFSPQSAISPKVALITQNLFGGGKWVFVTNIIADYIGTDYPSYGYVLTLTHGFNDKWSGFIENQGYKSDFYSDAILRGGAAYLINPNLQVDASISTNFKNTPSILYGGVGISWRYDGRYKEKEIEYKSNEKAKKNKDNDLEKKEVDYQEKERKRKSKYE; translated from the coding sequence ATGTTAAAAACTAAAAACTTATTTATTACAGCACTTTTTCTTGTACCGCAACTTTTTTTCGCACAATATACCGATGTAATCAATTCTAATCGTCCAGGCGAAACAATGTCTGCGTACGCAGTTGGGAAAACCGTATTTCAAGCTGAACTTGGCGTTTACGGAATTAAAGAAAAACACGATCTACTAGACTATAACGCAAACGGTTTTGGCACCGATTTAACGCTGCGATATGGCGCATTTCTTGAAAAGCTGGAATTTATTCTTGATCTTCAATATCAAATGGAGAATTTTGATACTCCTTATACCTCTTATAAAAAAAACAACTTCAGACAAACTGTTTTGGGAGCTAAATATTTGATTTACGATCCTTACAAAAACTATAAAAGAACCGACAATATATACAGCTACAAAGCTAATCGCAGCTTTGACTGGCATTCATTAATCCCGGCAGTTTCATTGTTTGCAGGAGCAAATTTTGTTGGCGCTGATAATCCTTATTATTTCTCTCCTCAATCTGCTATTTCTCCAAAAGTAGCATTGATCACTCAAAACCTTTTTGGAGGCGGAAAATGGGTTTTTGTAACCAATATTATCGCGGATTACATTGGAACAGATTATCCTAGTTATGGTTACGTATTGACTTTGACTCACGGATTTAATGATAAATGGTCTGGTTTTATCGAAAATCAAGGTTATAAAAGTGATTTTTACAGCGATGCTATTCTTCGTGGCGGAGCAGCTTATTTAATTAATCCGAATCTTCAGGTTGATGCCTCTATAAGTACTAACTTCAAAAATACACCTTCTATATTATATGGAGGCGTTGGCATTTCATGGCGTTATGACGGTCGTTACAAAGAGAAAGAAATAGAATATAAAAGCAATGAAAAAGCTAAAAAGAATAAGGATAACGATTTAGAGAAAAAAGAAGTCGATTATCAGGAAAAAGAAAGAAAACGTAAATCGAAATACGAATAA
- a CDS encoding DUF4834 family protein: MQEASFTGLIKAICYMVAFYYIFKFLARIFLPVLVKKAVEKAGENFQRQQQYSQDNTWQKTRTNNDEIIINTANAKNPRETKKVGDYVDYEEID, encoded by the coding sequence ATGCAAGAAGCATCTTTTACAGGTTTAATAAAAGCCATATGTTATATGGTGGCATTTTATTATATTTTTAAGTTTTTGGCTAGAATATTTTTACCGGTATTGGTAAAGAAAGCCGTGGAGAAAGCAGGAGAGAATTTTCAGAGACAACAACAATATAGTCAGGATAATACATGGCAAAAAACGCGTACAAACAATGATGAGATAATCATCAATACTGCCAATGCAAAAAATCCTCGTGAAACCAAAAAGGTTGGCGATTATGTTGATTACGAAGAAATAGATTAA
- a CDS encoding YfhO family protein: MKIVNKFYPHALVILGFILVSLIYFYPVLQGKQIFQSDIAQYTGMAKEQNDFRAAEHSEPYWTNSAFGGMPTYQLGANYPNDLVGHVDDILRFLPRPADYLFLYFLGFYGLLLVLKTDPLKAFIGAIAFGFSTYLIIILGVGHNAKAHAIAYMPLVIAGFIMVFQKKYIWGGLLTMFAVALEVNANHFQMTYYLLIFLLILSGYFAFQFIKEREYKPLLIAIGTLAVAGIFAIGANATNLMATSEYAKYSIRDKSELTFNPDGSKNQTTASMTTDYITEYSYGIAESLNLIAPRIFGGSSHENVGIDSRMYSFMIEQGVPSEQAQDFVSGMPTYWGDQPIVSAPAYIGVVVFFLAVLALFIDERKIKYVFLTGALFTLILSWGKNFSALTNFFIEYVPMYDKFRAVSSIQVILELCFPVLAVMGLQSFFKAKDEPKLQQKALVQTGVFGLGVLLILVFAKSMFHFTGMSDSYFMQTYGPAFVDALKEDRMSLYSADLLRSGFFIVVTSGILWLFVKNKLAQNTTLIIVGLLMIFDLFFVDKRYVSAKDFVSPVQIAAPFQETQADSEILKDTSIYRVFDPQGQLQGRSSYFHKTIGGYSAVRPRRMQQLFDYQIVKNNIEVLNMLNVKYVIQVDKEGKEYPVVNPDANGNAWFVTTVKLVNKPDDVMKALDHIDTKTVAVFNVREHEGKFRNARMKKQWDTTGTIKVVEYKPNYIKYQSDNGKDGLAVFSEMYYKNGWNAYIDGQLTDHFPVDYVLRAMEVPGGKHTIEFKFEPEVVKTGGTITLVSCIGMLLLLIGGVYFERKKSGAKS, from the coding sequence TTGAAAATAGTAAATAAGTTCTATCCGCATGCCCTTGTTATATTAGGGTTTATTCTCGTTTCTTTAATTTATTTTTATCCTGTTTTACAAGGAAAACAAATTTTCCAATCGGATATTGCTCAATATACCGGAATGGCAAAAGAGCAAAATGACTTTAGAGCAGCAGAACATTCTGAACCTTATTGGACAAATTCAGCATTTGGTGGGATGCCAACATATCAGTTAGGAGCAAATTATCCTAATGATTTAGTAGGACATGTAGATGATATTTTACGTTTTTTACCTCGTCCGGCAGATTATCTGTTTTTATATTTCTTAGGTTTTTATGGTTTATTATTAGTCTTAAAAACAGATCCTCTAAAAGCTTTTATTGGGGCAATTGCCTTTGGTTTTTCTACCTATTTAATCATTATACTAGGAGTTGGTCATAATGCAAAAGCGCATGCAATTGCTTATATGCCATTGGTTATTGCCGGATTTATAATGGTTTTCCAGAAAAAATATATTTGGGGCGGTTTGCTCACTATGTTTGCGGTTGCACTTGAAGTGAATGCGAATCACTTTCAAATGACTTATTATTTATTGATCTTCTTATTGATACTTTCAGGATATTTTGCTTTTCAATTTATTAAGGAAAGAGAATACAAGCCACTTTTGATTGCAATAGGAACTTTGGCTGTAGCCGGAATTTTTGCAATTGGAGCCAATGCTACCAATTTAATGGCTACAAGCGAATATGCTAAATATAGTATTCGTGATAAAAGCGAATTGACTTTTAATCCTGATGGGTCAAAAAATCAAACAACAGCATCTATGACAACTGACTATATTACAGAATATAGTTATGGAATTGCAGAAAGTCTGAACTTAATTGCACCAAGAATTTTTGGAGGTTCAAGTCACGAAAACGTAGGTATAGATAGCCGTATGTACTCTTTTATGATAGAACAAGGAGTACCGTCAGAACAAGCTCAGGATTTTGTGTCAGGAATGCCAACTTATTGGGGAGATCAGCCTATCGTTTCTGCACCGGCATATATAGGAGTTGTAGTTTTCTTTTTAGCAGTATTGGCTTTATTTATTGATGAAAGAAAAATAAAATATGTATTTCTTACAGGAGCTTTGTTTACATTGATACTTTCCTGGGGAAAAAATTTCTCTGCTTTAACAAACTTTTTTATCGAATACGTTCCAATGTATGATAAATTTAGAGCAGTATCTTCTATTCAGGTTATATTAGAATTGTGTTTTCCTGTGCTTGCTGTTATGGGATTACAATCGTTTTTTAAAGCAAAAGACGAACCAAAATTGCAGCAAAAAGCTTTAGTACAAACAGGTGTTTTTGGTCTTGGTGTTTTATTGATTTTAGTATTTGCTAAAAGTATGTTCCACTTTACAGGAATGAGTGATAGTTATTTCATGCAAACCTATGGACCAGCTTTTGTGGATGCTTTAAAAGAAGACAGAATGAGTCTTTACTCAGCAGATTTATTGCGTTCTGGCTTTTTTATTGTAGTGACTTCTGGAATCTTATGGTTGTTTGTAAAAAATAAATTAGCTCAAAATACCACTTTAATTATTGTTGGTCTTTTAATGATTTTTGATTTGTTTTTTGTAGACAAAAGATATGTTTCAGCAAAAGATTTTGTGAGTCCGGTGCAAATTGCAGCTCCATTTCAGGAAACACAAGCAGATAGTGAAATTTTAAAAGATACGTCAATCTATCGTGTATTTGATCCGCAAGGACAATTGCAGGGAAGATCTTCTTATTTTCATAAAACAATTGGTGGTTACAGCGCTGTAAGACCAAGAAGAATGCAGCAGTTATTTGATTATCAAATTGTAAAAAATAATATAGAAGTACTTAATATGTTGAATGTTAAGTACGTGATTCAAGTTGATAAAGAAGGAAAAGAATATCCTGTTGTAAATCCTGATGCAAACGGAAACGCTTGGTTTGTAACTACCGTAAAATTGGTCAATAAGCCAGATGATGTCATGAAAGCTTTAGATCATATTGATACTAAAACAGTGGCTGTTTTTAACGTTCGTGAGCATGAAGGTAAATTTAGAAATGCCCGAATGAAAAAACAATGGGACACAACTGGAACAATTAAAGTAGTAGAATATAAACCAAACTACATTAAATACCAATCTGATAACGGAAAAGACGGTTTAGCAGTATTCTCTGAAATGTACTATAAAAATGGATGGAATGCTTATATAGATGGTCAGTTAACAGATCATTTTCCGGTTGATTACGTTTTAAGAGCAATGGAAGTTCCAGGAGGAAAACATACAATAGAGTTTAAATTTGAGCCAGAGGTTGTAAAAACCGGAGGAACAATTACTTTAGTAAGTTGCATTGGAATGCTTTTACTTTTGATTGGTGGAGTTTATTTTGAAAGAAAAAAATCTGGTGCTAAAAGCTAG
- a CDS encoding DUF6036 family nucleotidyltransferase — translation MNEQIIAIWNSFFENKVKYITIGGFAVNIYGYNRSTGDIDIYLEDTIENRINLRKALKSINLGDFETIETMQFIPGWTDFSLSYGLRLDVMTAVKGLEDKSFSSLLEDATIVMIGETPVYFIDYDSLIIAKKAANRPKDILDIEELRKANNDSE, via the coding sequence ATGAATGAGCAAATAATTGCTATTTGGAATAGTTTTTTTGAAAACAAAGTTAAATATATAACTATTGGTGGATTTGCTGTAAATATTTATGGCTATAATAGAAGTACAGGCGATATAGATATTTACTTAGAGGATACAATTGAAAATCGAATTAATTTAAGAAAAGCTTTAAAATCAATTAATTTGGGAGATTTTGAAACTATTGAAACAATGCAATTTATCCCAGGTTGGACTGATTTTAGTTTAAGCTACGGTCTGAGACTAGATGTTATGACTGCTGTAAAGGGGTTAGAAGATAAATCTTTTTCGTCATTGTTAGAAGATGCTACAATAGTAATGATCGGTGAAACTCCTGTTTATTTTATTGACTACGATAGTTTAATAATCGCTAAAAAAGCAGCAAATAGACCTAAGGATATTTTAGATATTGAAGAACTTAGAAAAGCAAATAACGATTCAGAATAA